A genomic region of Rhipicephalus sanguineus isolate Rsan-2018 chromosome 1, BIME_Rsan_1.4, whole genome shotgun sequence contains the following coding sequences:
- the LOC119384108 gene encoding E3 ubiquitin-protein ligase MARCHF1 → MSSSLPFSSRGPETRGARHSLSSDTDSSGSSAIDDEPAFVNSSVDSEDDVAARSNGDRAPSPRIPEEVSDEPTRDSLPLDAATGYRSRAGSSGPMCRICHESDQKDKLESPCSCSGTIGFVHASCLEHWLTERNVNFCELCGHRFQVVTQPLTALRFFRWVSQSKGWLSRECLCDLFGLSIVILFAVCVFYVLARWVLKSDRVAWCVVFLYLINIT, encoded by the coding sequence ATGTCCTCGTCGTTGCCTTTCTCATCGCGGGGCCCAGAGACCAGAGGTGCTCGTCATAGTTTGTCCTCTGACACCGATTCTTCAGGATCAAGTGCAATCGACGACGAGCCAGCATTCGTAAACTCGAGCGTCGACTCCGAAGACGACGTTGCCGCACGATCCAACGGCGATCGAGCACCGTCGCCGAGAATCCCTGAAGAGGTAAGCGACGAACCTACGCGGGACAGCCTGCCTCTCGATGCGGCCACTGGTTACCGCAGCCGGGCTGGGAGCAGCGGACCCATGTGCCGGATCTGTCACGAAAGCGACCAAAAGGATAAGCTTGAGTCTCCCTGCAGTTGCTCTGGCACCATAGGCTTCGTGCACGCGTCCTGCCTCGAGCATTGGCTCACTGAGCGGAACGTGAACTTTTGCGAACTCTGCGGCCATCGTTTCCAGGTGGTCACCCAGCCTCTTACCGCGCTCCGGTTCTTCCGGTGGGTATCGCAAAGCAAGGGATGGCTGTCGCGAGAATGTCTCTGTGACCTGTTCGGCCTGTCCATAGTGATACTGTTCGCTGTGTGCGTGTTTTACGTGCTGGCGAGATGGGTGCTTAAGTCGGACCGCGTAGCCTGGTGCGTCGTCTTCTTGTATCTCATAAACATCACCTAA